From a single Stomoxys calcitrans chromosome 4, idStoCalc2.1, whole genome shotgun sequence genomic region:
- the LOC131996713 gene encoding uncharacterized protein LOC131996713, producing MPNTPVASTSQQTKRKIGETSPENNNMAKKPVGSMEVSELMEIMKFTMNNILEEKIKNLPTKQDMEDVKAGISFATSEIANLKTENIQLKQEVELLKNKLEESDRNVAWLEHQIQNTKLVFKNISKDKPALNIVKQICNDMLNINPPIASARTLYERNGLQTVIAEFPNENAVVEVLKNTKALAGSAISIERDLNPRRQRNKIAMLLIRKSILEESRKHKIVVRDDKLNINNKWFYWNSERKLMCGREEGESEFEIIILIETHITAQKRSQTEKYFPEYEIYWVDAIKINRFGRAIGGVFVGVKKSLNKAGIKHTFILNQTLCGLQIITENFQLLIVPLYIRGSDWIREFALAKLFMEEMKCENLIVLGDINVRIGESQQGIVDLYRDSFHACTGPRKSKDKELNTNGRRYIDYCNEHNLVILNGQTLGDEDGNFTYLSNTGTSVNDICSVSINMLQYVESFKVVDKIWSDHLPITLNLKLNNTVVPQNRLNLLPKLHWKDSHKLQYQENLTANLSLQLMSNNITCLKHMTNTIVASAVQQNKAQQYVPQKKWFNDRCYWARRKTFEILSKFRKSSSETDRQAYLSAKKRYKDICEVSKRMYYANISEKLNNTSNAKEWWSLVRELNGQDFRISHTLSAEILRTHFMELLRQEQSSLRVHYAPALIVNDILDKDITLEEIKYTLAKTKPNKAPGEDRIPYEFYSNATDEFLTQLAAIFNKIYTEGKIEEEFQKTVIFPIHKKGRLDDASNYRGISFMNSVAKIFMGVLNDRLGQWVEENNILVEFQAGFRKNYSTVDNIYNLASMVNIKLAEKKKVYAFFVDFRAAFDKISRNLLFYKLNQIGISFKFIKMIEAVYQNTQSAVWTGEELSGYFDTESGVKQGCLLSPLLFSLYINDLSDALEGGVDIEGINIKTLLYADDIVILAEDSTTLQQMIANLEEFCKKWSLIVNTEKSKIMVFRNGGRLSQQDKWFFHAEPLEVVSEYKYLGVVLTPKMKFLKHIQSRTTQAKSAIKATWKNFLKKDEISLQDKWNLYMAVCRSVQSYAAQVWGYEYFEEVDQLQRFFLKTVLNLPDSTPNYALYMETDLQESHLYTLGLHLKYISSTLYRYKRDRLPHKLTLIMVQKQIFWVKALNDILNELDMQPLVGNITQGEWNSMTNSIIDSLSQANKQRLLQKALQSSLHALPSPPAISSCFYLLPSPLASSSCLLILPPPPTSHSCLLLLPPPAASPSSLHSLPPPPDSYSCLLLLPPASPCQPLCLRPWPPCHPLLSPPPASYA from the exons ATGCCTAACACACCTGTTGCAAGCACATCCCAACAAACAAAGCGTAAGATAGGCGAAACATCACCAGAAAATAATAACATGGCAAAGAAACCTGTTGGTAGTATGGAGGTCAGTGAACTTATGGAAATTATGAAATTCACTATGAATAATATACTTGAAGAGAAAATTAAGAATCTGCCCACCAAACAAGATATGGAAGATGTTAAAGCCGGTATATCATTTGCAACTTCTGAAATTGCCAATCTGAAGACTGAAAATATTCAGTTAAAACAGGAAGTGGAATTGCTCAAGAACAAACTGGAAGAAAGCGACAGGAATGTGGCATGGTTGGAGCATCAAATACAAAACACAAagcttgtctttaaaaatatttcaaaagatAAGCCTGCTCTGAATATAGTCAAACAGATATGTAATGACATGCTAAACATCAACCCCCCTATAGCTTCGGCAAGAACCCTTTATGAACGAAACGGATTGCAAACTGTAATAGCCGAGTTCCCAAATGAAAATGCAGTAGTTGAGGTTCTGAAAAATACTAAAGCTTTAGCAGGGTCTGCAATCTCAATTGAAAGAGATCTGAACCCTAGAAGGCAGAGAAACAAGATAGCTATGCTGCTCATAAGAAAGTCAATTCTCGAAGAATcaagaaaacataaaatcgTAGTTAGAGATGATAAATTAAACATCAATAACAAGTGGTTCTATTGGAACAGCGAAAGAAAATTAATGTGTGGGCGAGAAGAGGGGGAGTCC GAGTTTGAAATCATTATCCTCATAGAAACACATATCACAGCACAAAAAAGATCTCAAACCGAAAAATACTTCCCCGAGTATGAAATATATTGGGTAGATgccataaaaataaatagatttGGTCGTGCTATCGGCGGAGTATTCGTAGGagtgaaaaaatctttaaataaagCAGGCATAAAGCATACATTTATTCTTAATCAGACACTCTGTGGATTACAGATTATAacagaaaattttcaactgttgATAGTTCCACTCTATATAAGGGGCTCAGACTGGATACGAGAGTTTGCCCTAGCAAAATTGTTCATGGAAGAAATGAAATGCGAAAACCTTATAGTGCTAGGTGATATAAACGTTAGAATAGGCGAATCACAACAAGGCATTGTTGATCTATATAGAGATTCGTTCCACGCATGTACTGGGCCGAGAAAGTCTAAAGATAAAGAATTAAATACGAATGGACGAAGGTATATCGACTACTGCAATGAACATAACCTGGTAATTCTAAATGGCCAAACATTAGGAGATGAGGACGGTAATTTTACATATTTGAGCAACACCGGAACCTCAGTAAATGATATATGCTCAGTATCCATAAACATGCTTCAATATGTGGAAAGCTTCAAGGTGGTAGACAAAATCTGGTCAGATCATTTGCCAATAACTCTTAACCTAAAGCTAAACAACACAGTAGTCCCACAAAATAGGCTCAATTTACTACCGAAGCTGCATTGGAAAGATAGTCATAAATTGCAATACCAGGAAAACCTCACCGCTAATCTGAGCTTACAATTAATGTCCAACAATATAACATGTCTCAAGCACATGACAAATACAATTGTTGCATCGGCAGTTCAGCAAAACAAAGCGCAGCAGTACGTACCACAGAAAAAGTGGTTTAATGATAGATGCTACTGGGCAAGAAGGAAAACATTTGAAATCTTATCGAAATTTCGGAAATCATCGTCGGAAACAGATAGACAGGCATATTTGAgcgcaaaaaaaagatataaggacATTTGCGAAGTATCTAAAAGAATGTACTACGCCAATATCTCTGAGAAACTAAATAATACATCGAATGCAAAAGAATGGTGGAGTTTAGTAAGAGAGTTAAATGGCCAGGACTTTCGTATCAGTCATACTTTATCCGCAGAGATACTTAGAACCCATTTTATGGAACTGCTCAGGCAGGAACAATCGTCTTTGAGAGTTCATTACGCACCTGCACTGATCGTAAACGACATTCTAGATAAAGACATAACATTAGAGGAAATTAAGTATACCCTTGCCAAAACAAAACCGAACAAGGCGCCAGGTGAAGACCGAATTCCCTATGAATTCTATTCAAATGCTACTGATGAATTCCTGACCCAGCTTGCAgcaattttcaacaagatctacACCGAGGgcaaaattgaggaagaattTCAGAAAACAGTTATATTCCCTATTCATAAAAAAGGCAGACTCGATGATGCATCGAATTATAGAGGTATATCCTTTATGAATTCCGTGGCTAAAATATTCATGGGTGTACTAAATGATAGACTGGGACAATGGGTTGAAGAAAACAATATATTGGTTGAATTCCAGGCAGGTTTTCGAAAAAACTATTCTACGGTggacaatatatataatttagctTCGATGGTCAATATCAAGCTGGCGGAAAAGAAGAAGGTTTACGcgttttttgtagattttcgagcggcatttgacaaaatttcacgaaactTACTTTTCTACAAATTAAATCAGATTGGCATCTCTTTCAAATTTATAAAGATGATAGAAGCTGTCTATCAAAACACTCAGTCAGCAGTGTGGACTGGAGAAGAGCTGTCTGGTTATTTTGATACAGAATCTGGTGTAAAACAAGGGTGCTTACTATCGCCATTATTATTTTCTCTTTAtataaacgacttaagcgatgcACTGGAAGGAGGTGTAGATATAGAAGGCATAAACATAAAAACCCTGCTGTATGCTGACGACATAGTAATTTTAGCGGAGGATTCAACTACCCTGCAACAAATGATAGCAAACTTggaagaattttgtaaaaaatggaGCTTAATAGTCAACACTGAGAAGTCTAAAATCATGGTATTCCGAAACGGGGGAAGACTATCACAGCAGGATAAATGGTTCTTCCATGCAGAACCATTAGAAGTGGTATCAGAATATAAGTACTTAGGGGTGGTACTAACGCCCAAAATGAAGTTCTTGAAGCATATTCAGTCCCGGACAACACAAGCTAAAAGTGCTATAAAAGCAACATGGAAAAACTTCTTAAAGAAAGACGAAATATCCCTGCAAGATAAATGGAACTTGTACATGGCGGTTTGCAGATCGGTACAGTCGTATGCAGCGCAGGTCTGGGGCTATGAATATTTTGAAGAAGTTGACCAATTGCagcgttttttcttaaaaactgtTCTTAATTTGCCAGACTCTACACCAAATTATGCTCTCTATATGGAAACAGACTTACAAGAAAGTCATTTATACACACTGGGACTGCATTTGAAGTATATATCTAGTACGTTGTACAGATATAAAAGGGATAGACTGCCGCATAAACTTACACTTATAATGGTCcagaaacaaatattttggGTGAAAGCTTTAAACGACATTCTAAATGAGCTGGATATGCAACCATTGGTTGGAAATATAACGCAAGGTGAATGGAACAGTATGACCAATTCCATCATAGATTCACTATCGCAAGCTAACAAGCAAAGATTGCTGCAGAAAGCTTTACAAAGCAG